The genomic region TATACCCAAAGCTGgtatcttctcatgggcagctttccaaaaaaggattcttacctcagattggttctcaaaattaggattcATGGGACCATCGAGATGCCCTCTATGCGAATCAGAGGAAGAAAATGCGGATCACCTACTTCTTAATTGTagtttcagtcagagatgttgggaATAGCTTTGCTCAAGCCTTGGTTGGCCAACtccgagacctagggacatttcagaatggctgatTAGTTGGCAACCTCCTCACACAAAGGACATATATCACTTAGTGTGGACAATTGCCCCGGCAatcctcatatgggaaatatggaaggagagaaacaagcggatctttaaagaatcaaaattgagggtagaatcccttctaaataagatcgaggtaacaattgtggaaaaagtcaataatagactaagacatacacaggaaaagtctattaatttaaccagatgggatgaggtaCTTCAATCTAAATGgatgggtttgataattcccccgtttATTGGGAGTGGAGGTAAACAGGCTGAGatagataggaagctaacaaaatgggctcccccccgaaagggctgggctaagctaGACTTTGATGGTGCTTCCCGAGGGAACCCTGGTGTAGCAGGTATAGGGTGTGCTATTCACCAAGATAACGGAGTACTAATAGCTCGCATTAATAAGCCTATAGGTGTGGCTTcaaataacatggctgagttttcAGCGTTGCGGGAGGGATTGATcatagctaaatcactcaagattaaatatctggaaattgaaggggattcgacgttaactataaatgcagtcaggactagggaagtgtcaaactggaaattgaaagcggaattaaaaagaattctggatttgatcaaatactttgaggaaacttcggttaaacatatttatagggaagggaattctatagcagacaagttagccaatttaggggctGATGGTAATTCGTATGTCTTTAGGAAGGGTATACCCTCGGATTAATTTTAGGTGATGGCCGTGTCACCCCTTCATatcactcctctccaagtcctctccaAGTCCCTCATTTATAAGTCCTAGGAAGTGCGGTCACCGTTTCCTTATATCAGCATTTTGGTATACTAagattcagatatatatatatatatatatatatatatatatatatatatatatatatatatatatatatatatatactcacatatatatatgtatatatttatagataATCCCATATGTATTTATCATCGGATTGATTCATGTTATAtgatgtattcatatatatataaatatatacatatatatatattcatatatatagatatatgtatatatatacaatcatatatatatacatatatatatatatacccatatatatatatatatatatatgtgtgtgtgtgtgtgtgtgtgtatgtgtgtgtgggtgtaaatagaaacatacacaattacacacacacatatatacatatatatatatatacaggaactatatgtatttgagtatgtatatatatatatacatatatattcatatccatccatatctGAACCTTCATATATGCTTGTTTATATCTCTCCTCACCTGTCCCTAGACACCCAATTCTGTGTGTGGGTGAAAGGGGCGTTTCAGGCGTGTAGAGAGGAGATTGGTAGAAGTCTGGTATTTCTGCTCTGGCACATGCAGGTTTCCCCTCCAGTGCGAGTAGTCTGAGTTAAGATTGTCCTGGGCAGCGAGGGTATAGACTTCAATAAGGAATATATCATGTCTTCTTATGACAATAAGGGACTGCCAGGCTATGTGTCTTCGTGCTAAGGTTactggttttgttttgttttttgataTTTGGTATTCAAGATTCTATGTATCGGTTAGTGTTGGTAATAATTTTAACATAGGATATAAGCCCTGTGTTAAAATTGGGACAGATATCTCTGGTTTTTGTCTCGTTGGTTGTATGACAGAAGAGAATTTTACAGGATATCATAGCATTTGACTTATCTTGGATTTTGAGATACCCTTTCTCTACCGTGTGGGGTTCATTCGGGTTCTTACAAACTACTGAGGAATGGGTGGCATGTTTTTTTGTAGAGGTTTTAAGGAGGGAAGTAGAGGAAAGTCCAGGCTTAGTCATGGATACAGATATTTAGAAGGTTCTATTTATGATAAGACTCTGGACAGTCCCTTTGCTCTTTTGTTGTTTCACTCCTTTCTCCAGGCATATATATTTCTGTGTGCATCTGTATATACTCATGATCCTGGCAGACTCAATGATAGATTATTTCGCATATtggcatataaatatacatacatatgcatatgaatatatttatgttttggagAATCAGATGTCTGCATAGTTAAAAGTAATTAAGGAACTGATAGAAATTGATCCTTTTCATTAGTGTAGGTAGAATTGTAGCCtagataatctcttaaattgaaacccaaaaggttaagacggtttcaagctaagggatatccaggctataatcctcttacataaaaagAAAAGATACTATTATTCATTGAATGATTGTTGCAAATTATTATGTTTACTATGCTTCTAACAGTCTGGCAAAGTAagttgcaataaggttttgcagattcgGGATACAGGACAAAAGTTAAAGCTCGAAGTATTAGTGGATTCGCCAAATTTGTGAAGATGGATCCAACCGGAAAAGTGTTGCAAGATTTTATGTAcagaaagaaactaaaatgtctaaaTAAGACAGCCTCCTTCCTCAGATGAGGATTTGTAAAAATTTACAGTTGTTTATAATATCTGATCccataagggatctgggctagaccggaggttttcttatctccattctttcctaccggtgcccacactgaatggagatgtaatatttttataaaagaaataaattttggcttcggccttttatcgatcaaaaaaaaataataataataataataataatagaaaatccaaaatgacatcattaaaataaataaaataaaataaatataaaatccaacaattaacaattaataaaactcaattaaaatatatataaataaaagctaattgacaataaataataattaaattcttgataaacaataaatcaaatgttaaataaattgaatcaattaaacaataaataaacaacagatcaaataaatcaatgttaaataattatgaaatctcatcaacaaattaaataatcatttaaacaCTAAATCATAAACtaaagtaaaataagataaactttAGAACCCAATAAATAACTAAATTATCAGATAATATTAATATCAACTAACAaggtgacaacttaagcctagagtgtatgaaggaaactcatgccatctccaacaacttgccattgggataaagatacgctcagacttgtgagaccgggtggagtcgatgtctggtacctgcaaacatGCATCCACCACTcaacacaacatatacaatacatataaaTCATAATAATCAGGTGGGTGATAAAGAATCACGACGTCACATCATGCTCGCTATGAAtgatatggcatcgtctctactcacacacacacaatataacatcaaaacatcgcataaaatcataatcatgaaatagggttagtaccatcataattcatataaatctccaaacatgatgagtcatatcaaataacataaatTCACATAAAGTAACTAGCATTATCGATACCCTATAAGATAGCAATAGAGTCATAAGTAACCATCTAAGCATCAACCATCTAAGCATAAATAAGTCCATcaatatgcaaatcaaaatgcaagcctaggaggggcactacatgcCTCTTCTTTTTAAGGAGGTTCAATCCATAGAGGAAACTAGAAAAGTATAGCTCACCTTATTTTAAATGTATTTTACATTGATCACTAATATTGATGAGCATTGGTACagcctaagttggcctagtggtggagaacttgtgctcttgaaagagaagtCACAAATTCAagcacaagttcaaatcccatagggggtagggtatgtacatcttatcggcttcggcctattaccgatcaaaataaataaataaatattaatgagcATTGGACTATGCTAAAGTAATGAAGATGTATGATAGTGAGTCCTAGAAGGTAGCCATGGATGATGAGAAGGCATCACTGAAGAAGAAAGGCACTTGGGACTTTGATTAAGGGGAGACAGCAAATGGATGTGATATGAAAGCTAGCCTACATGGTGATTTGAATGGACTACATGACATAGCCCAATAATTGTGTGGCGAAAGATAAACAATcattggtttgtaaattgaagaaatttttagTCTCAACCTATCTCCTAAAATGTGGTGCCATAAGTTTGATTCATTTATTTTGAAGTTTGGATATGTAAGTTCTATCATTATGTAAATTTTAAGCAAGATGGTGACCATTTACTTGATACCACTTTGTTTGTTGATCTATGTTTGGTACTTCAGTAGAAGGATCTCAAACTAGGCCATTTATGCCCATACCTTTTTGGATCACAAACTAGGACATTAATACCCATACCTTAGATACATGAAGAGCATTTCTACTACATGGGGCATTTTTATATCTTTATACCATTTTGGTTGTTAATTCTATATGAGAGAAACATGTCAAAACTTGCAAACTAATAATTTAAAGTTGAATTGGAAAAAGATGAATTTGAACAACAATTCTAGGTTTATTTGGATTTTTTAATGCGGTGGTAAATTAAGCATGAATATTAACAAAAATTCACGTCCTTTCCCAACAGTTTCCTACTAATGTGAATGAAGTGAAAGCTTTGTGTGCTATCAAATAATGAAAAACTCGTAGCTTTTTTCTCATCATCGTAACATTTGCACCTTTTAAGTCATTCATTTGGAAAAATTTCAACTAGAGGCTTTTGAGACATTCAAGCAAAATTGACAAAGCACTTTTATTTTTTGGGGTATCTTGTAACATTTGATTAACTCTTTTAAGACAAAGCTCTCGACACCCAACCATTGTCTACAAAACTTAATTTATATTACCACTTTGAATTGTCTGCAAAACCTATCCAAGATTAACCAACATGAAAGAGAGTTTCACTCACTTGTGCATGTGGTTAAGAAATATTAATACTATTTGTTAGGAAAAGAAACAATTGCCCAAACCAACCACAACACTCACAAGAAATATTAATACTATATGTAAGGAAGAGAACCAATTGCCCAAACCAACCACAACACTCACAAAACTCTGCAAATCCAAAGCAAGTTGTAGCCAGAAAGGCATTTCAGAAAAATTGGCTTTTTCCATCTATTTCATATGTTAATAAAATATATGAAAATGGCCTTAAATAGAGTAATCGAAGCCACATCTATTATGGAGATGGATCAATAATAGTATTGAGAAGATTATAAAAATTTGGAAGCAATTCAAGCTTTACAAAGAGTACTTAGGTATGGCTCAAGGGGATGTGGTTGATTTACACACCAAAACATTTAAGCTTCAAAAATTTACctacttcaaaactttcaattcattttaacataGAGAAAACAATGAATAGTTTGCAAAGATATCTGTATTAGCTCATCATGCACTATGATGCTTGGTCCGTTTAAAGCCATGGAGAAGTATCTCTTTTGACTACATTGAAGGACAAACAACATAGCATTCATAAGACAAAACAACATAACTTGAAGCGTACATGACATGAACATAATTTCTCTATTATTATTGATTCGGATTCACGTAATCAATAAAGTTTTTTTTATTAAATGTCAGACCCATTACTTACTATGCATGTAGACAGTAAAGACTGGTGATTTTCTAACAAGCAGACTTTTCTACAACTGACAATAACACCTTTTTTAATAAGCTCGTGAACTAAACCGTTGGCTGGTGAACAATGGACAAACAAATGGTTTAGCATGGCAATAATGAGAAAGTAAATTAGGTGTGGTATGAAGTCCCGAACAGGAAAACCACTTCTGCACTCGTTCTTTCAAAACATGTATAATTGGCATAACGCTTAGACAAACATTAGCTACAAGCGCCTATGAATTAAAAGTCCCCGGGAGGAATCAGTTTGTGCTTAATCAATTAGCCTTAGTGTTCAATCCTTCTCAGCCCCATACAGAAGTGATAAAGAGATTGGATGGTTTCAAAACTTCCATTTTATCCCTCGTCTGTTACATTAATGAATCCAGTTCCCAAAGGAGAAATATTATCCTCTCAGAAAGATAACATAATCATCTCACATACAATCATAAAACAAAATTGATAGCTTTCTTCTACTGACATCAGGGCTCCAATTCACTATCTATAAAATGGCAATGCAACCACTTAATAAGTATGGCAGTGTGTACTCCCAATCAACAACAAAAGTTCATATTGTAAAAGACATAGAGGTCATAAAATGGAACTGCATAGCACTTACTTCCAACACATAAAGTTAGAAAAGCCAATTATGGACACCTTTTAATAATTCGGAAGCAATTAAATAGCAACTGATAGTTTACCATCATTCCCTAGGAATGCAGATTCAATTCCAAAAAAAGAATATAATGCCTAATACTTGTCCCAAAGAAGCACATTCCAGGGTGGCCACTCTAAGTAAGTTTGGAAAAAACCAAGCTCACAATAACATTTCATACAAGAGGTAAACATATCCTCGAAGCAAAACCATCCAGCTAAGTTTCATAGCTGAGATGTTCCTTCTATCATGACTAACCCATTGCATACTTTTGGGTCCAGTTTCTTGCAGTTGCTTCATACTTTGCCTTATCAGTCTTATACATGTGAGCAATCTCAGGTACAAGAGGATCATCTGGGTTTGGGTCGGTCAATAAAGAACATATTGAAAGTAAAACCTGCATACAAAGTCAATTTGTATCAGATACCTTCTCATCCGAAAAAGCAATAAACCATTTCTGTTaacaatacaaataaataaatagaatttcaATACTCGTAGCATTAAGAAATAAGCACCTTGGATATTGTCAATGCAGGACTCCACTGTTCCTTCAGAATGTCAAGGCAGATACTACCATTGCTATTGATATTAGGATGGTAAACTTTTGTGCGGAATGCAACCTGCGCATATGTTAAAACATGGTCAACATCAGGACCCCGATGTATGTCTGGGAGGGGAGATTGGCCCCAAATGCACGCCACAGTGCATATCAAGATGGCCACAGTGATTTAAGGAATTTAGCTAATACTGGCTAAAGTCTGATAGCTTTAACATTACGATAATAAATACAGCTATATCTACCTCCTCTTACCTGACAGATTCAAAAAAGTGCATAAATAAGCCAACAGTATTAAGTTGTTAACAGTTTAGTTTTTTCCTTTTGCACCAATAAAGCAGGACAGTTCAGttgaaattattaatttaattttcaGACTCAAGCTAAAGCAAACTACCATTTGAAAAAAATGGAGAGGAAGTATCATCTACCTTGCAGATATAAATGGATAATCTTATTTAACACAGCCAACATGGAAAGACCAGAAGACAAATTAAGAGTTAATGATGTGGATCCCAACATTGCAGAAAATTGAATCCCTTCATTTTATTAAATAGATGACACTGATTGATGATATTCATCCTATTACGACCAAATTGCAGGTACCTAAATACCATGTTATATAAATCTCACAAATGTAGAAAACCAACAGCCTAGGCCATAAAGATGTGTCACGATTAAAGAATTGGGCACACTATGATAAAAATCACAAAGAATGGGAATGACATAAACTGAGGCTTAATTACATTTGAATATGGACACACCTTATTCTAAAGAAGTACGATCCTACACTCTTGCTAGACAAAACATACTCAAGCAAGCCTACTGCCACCAATCCAATGGCATACCATACACATTGATAAAATTTCTACATAACTAAAAAATCCCACAAGAAAGGGCAATTAGCTCCATTCCATACGGTAACCCACTTAATACAACgcacaaggaaaggaaaagaaaatggaCCACATCAAGCCACCCATCAAACCAAACCATGCCTTACAGAATCTGAAGCAATCTCCAGGTATGCACTGGCATACACAATAAAAATATGGAGTCTTTATCAAATATCAATGTCAAGTTGAAGTACCTCCATACAAAATGCGTTAGGAGCCTTTAGTATACCAGGGCAAGGTTACTGCACTGTGTTCTTACAAAATTAAGTGACCCTTCTGATTATCTGCTTTATAGTTTCGCATTCTTTTAACTTGTAAATACAGGAAAATAATAGTGTTCTAACAAACAAAAATGATAATAATGAAACGAGTATTTGACATGCAAATGCATTGAATATAAAGCTCAATTAGGATAGACTACCTTTGGGGGCTTGAATGGATAATCTGGAGGGAAATGAATAGTGACCAAAAACACACCCCCTGAATATGGACTATCTGGAGGCCCCATAATTGTAGCTTGCCAATGGAACATATCCTCTGCCACAGGACCTACAAAAAGGAAGAGCGATTCCATAAAATTATTCAGTAGTAACCACAGGCCTAACCAGTTGAGGGTagcaaacacaaaaaaattgtcagACAGTATTAATACTGAAATAACACATAATAATAGATGttaatagaataaataaaatttatacacAGCTTCTAATATTCCCCAATGACATTTATAACACTCTTCATAGGCAATAATGGCAACACACAAGCAGACACACACGCAAGCTGTGTATTTGAAAGAAAGCTTCTGGAGGCAACTGTGTATAttgacattttggatcacactcagcAATCCATCAACAGGAATCTCTTTTACAAACTCCTGGTGA from Cryptomeria japonica chromosome 3, Sugi_1.0, whole genome shotgun sequence harbors:
- the LOC131049381 gene encoding ubiquitin-conjugating enzyme E2 8, which encodes MASKRILKELKDLQKDPPTSCSAGPVAEDMFHWQATIMGPPDSPYSGGVFLVTIHFPPDYPFKPPKVAFRTKVYHPNINSNGSICLDILKEQWSPALTISKVLLSICSLLTDPNPDDPLVPEIAHMYKTDKAKYEATARNWTQKYAMG